In Candidatus Binatia bacterium, one DNA window encodes the following:
- a CDS encoding bifunctional alpha,alpha-trehalose-phosphate synthase (UDP-forming)/trehalose-phosphatase → MSRLLIVSNRLPLTLKTEGEVTRVERSAGGLATGLAGPHARSDGLWIGWPGDVGELTEGQREQLQSELADQRFVPVWLEAEDVRQFYAGFSNSVLWPLFHYLLDQLPLHPGGWEAYERVNERFAEEVAQRYKPGDVIWVHDYQLMLVPQMLRRRIPEARIGFFLHIPFPASEIFRTLPHRERILEGLLGADLVGFHTASYMRAFASSLLLVLGLAANVDRVRTGQREVRLGVFPMGVDAENFGDLASRPEVAAEVAALRGSDGCSLLVGIDRLDYTKGIPRRLLAFEQLLRDHPSLIERVRMIQVAVPSREQVGAYQEFRGQVEALIGRINGAFGTPRWVPIHYIYRGLAEHEVVALYRAADVLVVTPLRDGMNLVAKEFIASRTDEEGVLVLSELAGAASELAEAIIVNPYDVEGTADALRRALTMPGAERRARMRALRRRVRTYDVHSWVRSFLRALDESGSPVELSALAMTPSWQLERVIDRIRRAEKLLLLLDYDGTLVPYASVPELAMPDENLLALLAALAARPGTEVHLVSGSSREVVETWFGDLPVSLYAEHGFWSRPPRSLEWTRHPMPPQEWREQVRPILENFSARTPGSLIEEKTASIAWHYRMAEPVFGAFQANELRIHLTQLLSNVPIEVLNDDEDKVIELRPFGINKRSLLAPLLARVTDDTLVVAMGDDRTDEELFAALPAGALTVHVGPGPSRAEVRLPNVDAARRMLEALLETQAAVAV, encoded by the coding sequence GTGGATCGGCTGGCCGGGCGACGTCGGCGAGCTCACCGAGGGACAGCGCGAGCAGCTCCAGTCCGAGCTCGCCGACCAGCGCTTCGTGCCGGTGTGGCTCGAGGCGGAGGACGTGCGGCAGTTCTACGCCGGCTTCTCGAACAGCGTCCTGTGGCCGCTGTTCCACTACCTGCTCGATCAGCTGCCGCTGCACCCTGGCGGGTGGGAGGCGTACGAGCGCGTCAACGAGCGCTTCGCCGAGGAGGTCGCGCAGCGCTACAAGCCGGGCGACGTCATCTGGGTGCACGACTACCAGCTCATGCTCGTGCCGCAGATGCTGCGTCGCCGCATTCCGGAAGCGCGCATCGGCTTCTTCCTGCACATTCCGTTTCCCGCTTCGGAGATCTTCCGCACGCTGCCGCACCGCGAGCGCATCCTCGAAGGTCTGCTCGGCGCCGATCTGGTCGGCTTCCACACGGCGTCGTACATGCGCGCGTTCGCGTCGTCGCTGCTGCTCGTGCTCGGGCTCGCGGCGAACGTCGACCGCGTGCGCACGGGGCAGCGCGAGGTGCGGCTCGGCGTCTTCCCGATGGGCGTCGACGCCGAGAACTTCGGCGACCTCGCGAGCCGTCCGGAGGTCGCGGCCGAGGTCGCGGCGCTGCGCGGTTCGGACGGCTGCTCGCTGCTCGTCGGCATCGATCGCCTCGACTACACCAAGGGCATCCCGCGCCGCCTGCTCGCCTTCGAGCAGCTGCTGCGCGACCACCCGAGCCTGATCGAGCGCGTCCGCATGATCCAGGTCGCGGTGCCGTCGCGCGAGCAGGTGGGCGCCTACCAGGAGTTCCGCGGTCAAGTCGAGGCGCTGATCGGCCGCATCAACGGCGCCTTCGGCACGCCGCGCTGGGTGCCGATCCACTACATCTACCGCGGTCTCGCCGAGCACGAGGTGGTGGCGCTCTACCGCGCCGCCGACGTGCTCGTCGTGACGCCGCTGCGCGACGGCATGAACCTCGTCGCGAAGGAGTTCATCGCCTCGCGCACCGACGAGGAGGGCGTGCTCGTGCTGAGCGAGCTCGCGGGCGCCGCGTCCGAGCTCGCCGAGGCGATCATCGTCAATCCGTACGACGTCGAGGGCACGGCGGACGCGCTGCGCCGCGCGCTGACCATGCCGGGCGCCGAGCGTCGCGCGCGCATGCGCGCCCTGCGTCGCCGCGTGCGCACCTACGACGTGCACTCCTGGGTGCGCTCGTTCCTGCGCGCGCTCGACGAGTCCGGGTCGCCGGTCGAGCTCAGCGCGCTCGCGATGACGCCGTCGTGGCAGCTCGAGCGCGTCATCGACCGCATCCGTCGGGCGGAGAAGCTGCTCCTGCTGCTCGACTACGACGGCACGCTCGTGCCGTACGCCAGCGTGCCGGAGCTCGCGATGCCCGACGAGAACCTGCTCGCGCTGCTCGCCGCGCTCGCGGCGCGGCCGGGGACGGAGGTTCATCTCGTGAGCGGCAGCTCGCGCGAGGTGGTGGAGACCTGGTTCGGCGACCTGCCGGTGAGCCTGTACGCCGAGCACGGCTTCTGGTCGCGGCCGCCGCGCTCGCTCGAGTGGACGCGTCACCCGATGCCGCCGCAGGAGTGGCGCGAGCAGGTGCGGCCGATCCTCGAGAACTTCAGCGCTCGCACGCCGGGCTCGCTGATCGAGGAGAAGACGGCGTCGATCGCGTGGCACTACCGCATGGCCGAGCCGGTGTTCGGCGCCTTCCAGGCGAACGAGCTGCGCATCCACCTGACGCAGCTTCTCAGCAACGTGCCGATCGAGGTGCTGAACGACGACGAGGACAAGGTCATCGAGCTGCGTCCGTTCGGCATCAACAAGCGCTCGCTGCTCGCGCCGCTGCTCGCGCGCGTCACCGACGACACGCTGGTGGTTGCGATGGGCGACGACCGCACGGACGAGGAGCTGTTCGCGGCGCTGCCCGCGGGCGCGCTGACCGTGCACGTCGGGCCCGGGCCGAGCCGCGCCGAGGTCCGCTTGCCGAACGTCGACGCCGCGCGCCGCATGCTCGAGGCGCTGCTCGAGACGCAGGCGGCGGTCGCGGTCTGA
- a CDS encoding DUF1566 domain-containing protein — translation MLATFVDNGDGTITDARTGLMWEKLSDDDSIHDRDNLFTHADATAVKIATLNASHFAGYDDWRLPTVRELMTLVS, via the coding sequence ATGCTTGCTACCTTCGTCGACAACGGCGACGGCACGATCACGGACGCCCGCACCGGCCTGATGTGGGAGAAGCTGTCCGACGACGACAGCATCCACGACCGCGACAACCTCTTCACCCATGCCGACGCGACCGCCGTCAAGATCGCGACGCTCAACGCGAGCCACTTCGCCGGCTACGACGACTGGCGGCTGCCGACCGTCCGCGAGCTGATGACGCTGGTTTCGTGA
- a CDS encoding c-type cytochrome yields the protein MDARTAGAERAADGARLAAELGCAACHAGLDVESPLRERAPDLSYAGLRWRRAYLFDYLQRPRAVRRHIGASRMPDFALDEREALALTLFLAEQRAEPPLPHAALEDPARPRATGEDAQISDASEEQLVGDLREHSCLACHTWRGAGGVRGPELADAGARLDPAWLRRFLVAPDAYGVADGVMPALLWRAGPDGRAAETVPGAGRALERIVAATDALAREQRAALEARFREARDRHPEIDAAAGERVFRALGCAACHPIGDVDANPDAPDLASEGIRVKPEWLRAYLRAPSPVRPSGGQPGSGSRMPDFRLTEDEVEALAAFLGTRRRGAEHLRADGAPAPLGAVARRKVETLLDTRLACLGCHALGERGGRIGPNLAAASERLEPAFVEAMVRDPQLVVPHAAMPKLPLPARTRELVVRYLVHHAGEAGRAPRERLSPLDLATSAGTDATAGDAGDTGAALYGRLCAACHGARGDGDGFNARFLPVRPTAHADASYLATRADDTLFDGIAAGAAILGRSHLMPAWGETLSTAQIRDLVAHLRELCRCEAPAWTRDGDPDAPTLARSLVAPLPASTVSAAPSASAPAAGPAQDESKSAPAAKPARLELPLPAPTPLPTITFDDFVGAEACRECHARQYDLWAASTHGKAGGAPRDVRLIAPFDGTPLRFADAVVTPQLGERGEPFFVVEHEDGRSERLDVVAVVGGGHLIGGGTQTFFARFPDGTLRFLPFDFIRGEGVWFGQRRDDGSWQPVDETLALTDLANWPPQRILGNGPFANCDVCHGSQIQVLPLKGERVLTRMKSLKIDCEACHGPGRQHVAWARSPDRDAASDDFMASLDTLDKDGSLRVCFQCHASRPVLDPDYLSGRPFENSFALKYLLFEDNPYFADGRIRTFSYQDNHQFSDCYVNGSMTCVDCHDPHAQTYRDVNGRALAGRFDDGQCTGCHASKAERSELHTHHPDGSPGDACTACHMPFLQQPTVGRKLRFTRSDHTIAIPRPAFDASLPIEGACRQCHPERSVEELQRQTEAWWGPLKPHPPAVAAVLEAERTTDVRDAARLLLRPGDKHVIGQFAALARFTRRFLAPDRVPEDEVLERLRALAASEDLDVSSLALASLHYAAGERDDVRTFLVEALEDAGPRDRALRLRWGSALRTLAQAHEAAGDARGASATRRKLGEVLPFGVQSRPWIRAHFR from the coding sequence GTGGACGCTCGGACCGCGGGCGCCGAGCGCGCAGCCGACGGCGCGCGGCTCGCAGCCGAGCTCGGCTGCGCGGCCTGCCACGCAGGGCTCGACGTCGAGAGCCCGCTGCGCGAGCGCGCACCCGACCTGAGCTACGCGGGTCTGCGCTGGCGCCGCGCGTACCTCTTCGACTACCTGCAGCGGCCGCGCGCCGTGCGTCGGCACATCGGCGCCTCGCGCATGCCGGATTTCGCGCTCGACGAGCGCGAGGCGCTCGCCCTGACGCTCTTCCTCGCCGAGCAGCGCGCCGAGCCGCCGCTGCCGCACGCCGCGCTCGAAGACCCGGCGCGTCCGCGGGCGACCGGCGAGGACGCGCAGATCTCCGATGCCTCCGAGGAGCAGCTCGTGGGCGACCTGCGCGAGCACTCGTGCCTCGCCTGCCACACCTGGCGCGGCGCGGGCGGCGTGCGCGGCCCCGAGCTCGCCGACGCGGGCGCGCGGCTCGATCCCGCCTGGCTGCGCCGCTTCCTGGTCGCGCCGGACGCGTACGGCGTCGCGGACGGCGTGATGCCGGCGCTGCTGTGGCGTGCGGGTCCGGACGGGCGCGCGGCCGAGACCGTGCCCGGCGCCGGGCGCGCGCTCGAGCGCATCGTCGCCGCGACCGACGCGCTCGCGCGCGAGCAGCGCGCGGCGCTCGAGGCGCGCTTCCGGGAAGCGCGCGACCGCCATCCCGAGATCGACGCCGCGGCGGGCGAGCGCGTGTTTCGCGCGCTCGGCTGCGCGGCCTGCCACCCGATCGGCGACGTCGACGCGAATCCCGATGCGCCCGACCTCGCGAGCGAGGGCATCCGCGTCAAGCCCGAGTGGCTGCGCGCGTACCTGCGCGCGCCGTCTCCCGTGCGTCCTTCGGGCGGGCAGCCGGGCAGCGGCAGTCGGATGCCGGATTTTCGCTTGACGGAGGACGAGGTCGAGGCGCTCGCCGCGTTCCTCGGCACGCGTCGGCGCGGCGCCGAGCACTTGCGCGCGGATGGCGCGCCGGCACCGCTCGGCGCCGTGGCGCGCCGCAAGGTCGAGACGCTGCTCGATACGCGCCTCGCGTGCCTCGGCTGCCACGCGCTCGGCGAGCGCGGCGGTCGGATCGGGCCGAACCTCGCGGCAGCGAGCGAGCGGCTCGAGCCCGCGTTCGTCGAGGCGATGGTGCGCGATCCGCAGCTCGTCGTGCCGCACGCGGCGATGCCGAAGCTGCCGCTCCCCGCGCGCACGCGCGAGCTCGTCGTCCGCTACCTCGTGCACCACGCGGGCGAGGCGGGACGCGCGCCGCGCGAGCGCCTGTCGCCGCTCGACCTCGCGACGTCCGCCGGGACGGACGCAACGGCGGGCGATGCGGGCGACACGGGCGCGGCGCTCTACGGGCGGCTGTGCGCCGCGTGTCACGGCGCGCGCGGCGACGGCGACGGCTTCAACGCGCGCTTCCTGCCCGTCCGCCCGACCGCGCACGCCGACGCGAGCTACCTCGCGACGCGCGCCGACGACACGCTGTTCGACGGCATCGCCGCCGGCGCCGCGATCCTCGGGCGCAGCCACCTGATGCCGGCCTGGGGCGAGACGCTCAGCACGGCGCAGATCCGCGACCTGGTCGCGCACCTGCGCGAGCTGTGCCGCTGCGAGGCGCCGGCGTGGACGCGCGACGGCGACCCCGACGCGCCGACGCTCGCGCGCTCGCTCGTCGCGCCGCTGCCGGCGTCGACGGTGTCGGCCGCGCCGAGCGCGAGCGCTCCTGCAGCCGGTCCCGCGCAGGACGAGAGCAAGAGCGCTCCCGCCGCCAAGCCCGCACGCCTCGAGCTGCCGCTGCCCGCGCCGACGCCGCTGCCGACGATCACCTTCGACGATTTCGTCGGCGCCGAGGCGTGCCGCGAATGTCACGCCCGGCAGTACGACCTCTGGGCGGCGTCGACGCACGGCAAGGCGGGCGGCGCGCCGCGCGACGTGCGGCTGATCGCGCCCTTCGACGGCACGCCGCTGCGCTTCGCCGACGCGGTCGTGACGCCGCAGCTCGGCGAGCGCGGCGAGCCGTTCTTCGTCGTCGAGCACGAAGACGGGCGCAGCGAGCGCTTGGACGTCGTCGCGGTGGTCGGCGGCGGTCACCTGATCGGCGGCGGCACGCAGACCTTCTTCGCGCGCTTCCCCGACGGCACCCTGCGCTTCCTGCCGTTCGACTTCATCCGCGGCGAGGGCGTGTGGTTCGGGCAGCGCCGCGACGACGGCTCGTGGCAGCCGGTCGACGAGACGCTCGCGCTCACCGACCTCGCCAACTGGCCGCCGCAGCGCATCCTCGGCAACGGACCGTTCGCGAACTGCGACGTCTGCCACGGCAGCCAGATCCAGGTGCTGCCGCTCAAGGGCGAGCGTGTCTTGACGCGCATGAAGTCGCTGAAGATCGACTGCGAAGCGTGCCACGGACCGGGACGGCAGCACGTCGCGTGGGCGCGCTCGCCCGATCGCGACGCCGCGAGCGACGACTTCATGGCGTCTCTCGACACGCTCGACAAGGACGGCTCGCTGCGCGTCTGCTTCCAGTGCCACGCGAGCCGTCCCGTGCTCGATCCCGACTACCTCTCGGGTCGTCCCTTCGAGAACTCCTTCGCGCTCAAGTACCTGCTGTTCGAGGACAACCCGTACTTCGCCGACGGCCGCATCCGGACGTTCAGCTACCAGGACAACCACCAGTTCAGCGACTGCTACGTGAACGGCTCGATGACCTGCGTCGACTGCCACGACCCGCACGCGCAGACCTACCGCGACGTGAACGGTCGCGCGCTCGCGGGACGCTTCGACGACGGGCAGTGCACCGGCTGCCACGCGAGCAAGGCCGAGCGCTCGGAGCTGCACACGCACCACCCGGACGGCTCGCCCGGCGACGCCTGCACCGCGTGCCACATGCCGTTCCTGCAGCAGCCGACGGTCGGACGAAAGCTGCGCTTTACGCGCTCGGACCACACGATCGCGATCCCGCGCCCCGCGTTCGACGCGTCGCTGCCGATCGAGGGCGCGTGCCGGCAGTGCCATCCGGAGCGCAGCGTCGAGGAGCTGCAGCGCCAGACCGAGGCGTGGTGGGGACCGCTCAAGCCGCACCCGCCCGCGGTCGCGGCCGTGCTCGAGGCGGAGCGTACGACCGACGTGCGCGACGCGGCGCGCCTGCTGCTGCGCCCCGGCGACAAGCACGTCATCGGGCAGTTCGCGGCGCTCGCGCGCTTCACGCGCCGCTTCCTGGCACCGGACCGCGTGCCGGAAGACGAAGTGCTCGAGCGCCTGCGAGCGCTCGCCGCGAGCGAAGACCTCGACGTGTCGTCGCTCGCGCTCGCGAGCCTGCACTACGCCGCCGGCGAGCGCGACGACGTGCGGACCTTCCTCGTCGAAGCGCTCGAGGACGCAGGGCCGCGCGATCGCGCGCTGCGCCTACGCTGGGGATCGGCGCTGCGCACGCTCGCGCAGGCGCACGAAGCGGCGGGCGACGCGCGCGGCGCGAGCGCCACCCGCCGAAAGCTCGGCGAGGTGCTGCCGTTCGGGGTGCAGAGCCGGCCCTGGATTCGCGCTCACTTCAGGTAG
- a CDS encoding ABC transporter substrate-binding protein: MNAFLRTVLTLTLAALAAATTTTAAGADAKLQKFTVGYVNWIGYTGLFVAKDKGYFTEEGLDVETKLFSAPSDGVPPVMNGDLDIHLTTLDTVVKADEKDPGSVVVPFLIDASRGADAFLAKTEYASVADLKGKKVAATLGECNHLLLLKALEANGMKESDIQLVNMNPDDAGTAFASGGLDGAVTWEPWITKATSAGQGHVVYSTKDAAYVILDVAVLSPKHAKRELSEKFLRAFAKAHDFILANPKEAAEIAAKAFEQTPEETSAMLSKVKFFTKEENFAEVGTPEKPGPVIAATKDLIDFFVERNVMEKPISPESVYDLSYLK, from the coding sequence ATGAACGCGTTCCTGCGCACCGTGCTCACCCTGACGCTCGCCGCGCTCGCCGCGGCGACGACCACAACCGCCGCGGGCGCCGACGCGAAGCTGCAGAAGTTCACCGTCGGGTACGTGAACTGGATCGGCTACACGGGCCTGTTCGTCGCCAAGGACAAGGGCTACTTCACCGAGGAAGGGCTCGACGTCGAGACCAAGCTGTTCAGCGCGCCCAGCGACGGCGTGCCGCCGGTCATGAACGGCGACCTCGACATCCACCTCACCACGCTCGACACCGTGGTGAAGGCCGACGAGAAGGATCCCGGATCGGTGGTCGTACCCTTCCTGATCGACGCCTCGCGCGGCGCCGACGCGTTCCTCGCCAAGACGGAGTACGCCAGCGTCGCGGACCTGAAGGGCAAGAAGGTCGCGGCGACGCTCGGTGAGTGCAACCACCTGCTGCTGCTCAAGGCGCTCGAAGCCAACGGCATGAAGGAGTCCGACATCCAGCTCGTCAACATGAACCCCGACGACGCCGGCACCGCGTTCGCGTCGGGCGGCCTCGACGGCGCGGTCACCTGGGAGCCGTGGATCACCAAGGCGACCAGCGCCGGCCAGGGCCACGTCGTCTACAGCACGAAGGACGCGGCGTACGTCATCCTCGACGTCGCCGTGCTGAGCCCGAAGCACGCGAAGCGCGAGCTCAGCGAGAAGTTCCTGCGCGCGTTCGCGAAGGCGCACGACTTCATCCTCGCGAATCCGAAGGAAGCGGCGGAGATCGCCGCCAAGGCCTTCGAGCAGACCCCGGAGGAGACGTCCGCGATGCTCAGCAAGGTCAAGTTCTTCACCAAGGAGGAGAACTTCGCCGAGGTCGGCACGCCGGAGAAGCCCGGTCCGGTGATCGCTGCGACCAAGGACCTGATCGACTTCTTCGTCGAGCGCAACGTGATGGAGAAGCCGATATCGCCGGAGTCGGTGTACGACCTCTCCTACCTGAAGTGA
- a CDS encoding MFS transporter has product MSVQDARLVKPRRPWWLLPIFGPVPAIEQRSLTLLGLVSLAYFFENYDMSMLMSALSYIADDLGIPESELAGYTGLIRLGALPAFLFVPLADRLGRRTVFLVSVAGISVLTLATAFAPSVFWFVGLQMAVRAFMLSAATMAFVIIAEEFPAAHRGWGVGMVGALGACGFGFGAILFGFVDHLPWTWRALYVVGVTPLLFLRPLARGIPETRRFDAHRRARLATAEGIGGLEGWLEPMRALASTYPGRVIAVTLAGGLYAAGEIAVFQFCGYFTLTTHGWAPWQFSVMVVGAGAIGMLGNVLAGRLGDLFGRRPVGFVVATSFPVLAYLFYHLPGVALPFLWALLTVCSVSCNVTIRALATEVFPTSHRGTSGGWLTLVQTLGTAGGLGAVGYGLAQGATLPFMVSLMATLTVLAGASLLLLPETSGRELEAISAEH; this is encoded by the coding sequence GTGAGCGTCCAGGATGCGCGCCTCGTGAAGCCGCGCCGGCCGTGGTGGCTGCTGCCGATCTTCGGCCCGGTGCCGGCGATCGAGCAGCGTTCCTTGACGCTGCTCGGACTCGTCTCGCTCGCCTACTTCTTCGAGAACTACGACATGTCGATGCTGATGTCGGCGCTGAGCTACATCGCGGACGACCTCGGCATCCCGGAGTCGGAGCTCGCGGGCTACACGGGCCTGATCCGGCTCGGCGCCCTGCCCGCCTTCCTCTTCGTGCCGCTCGCCGACCGGCTCGGACGGCGCACGGTGTTCCTGGTGTCGGTCGCCGGCATCAGCGTGCTGACGCTCGCGACCGCGTTCGCGCCGTCGGTGTTCTGGTTCGTCGGGCTGCAGATGGCGGTGCGCGCCTTCATGCTGTCCGCGGCGACGATGGCGTTCGTCATCATCGCCGAGGAGTTTCCGGCGGCGCACCGCGGCTGGGGTGTGGGCATGGTCGGCGCGCTCGGCGCCTGCGGCTTCGGCTTCGGCGCGATCCTGTTCGGCTTCGTCGACCACCTGCCGTGGACCTGGCGCGCACTCTACGTCGTCGGCGTGACGCCGCTCCTCTTCCTGCGGCCGCTCGCGCGCGGCATCCCCGAGACGCGCCGCTTCGACGCCCACCGTCGCGCGCGCCTCGCCACTGCGGAGGGCATCGGCGGCCTCGAGGGCTGGCTCGAGCCGATGCGCGCGCTCGCCTCGACGTACCCCGGTCGCGTGATCGCCGTCACGCTCGCGGGCGGGCTCTACGCGGCGGGCGAGATCGCGGTGTTCCAGTTCTGCGGCTACTTCACGCTGACGACGCACGGCTGGGCGCCGTGGCAGTTCTCGGTGATGGTTGTCGGCGCGGGCGCGATCGGCATGCTGGGCAACGTGCTCGCCGGTCGGCTCGGCGACCTGTTCGGGCGGCGTCCGGTCGGCTTCGTCGTCGCGACCTCGTTTCCGGTGCTCGCCTACCTCTTCTACCACCTCCCCGGCGTCGCCCTGCCCTTCCTGTGGGCGCTGCTCACGGTCTGCTCGGTGTCGTGCAACGTCACGATCCGCGCGCTCGCGACCGAGGTCTTCCCGACCTCGCACCGCGGCACGTCGGGCGGCTGGCTCACCCTCGTGCAGACGCTCGGCACCGCGGGCGGGCTCGGCGCGGTCGGCTACGGGCTCGCGCAGGGCGCGACGCTGCCCTTCATGGTGAGCTTGATGGCGACGCTGACCGTGCTCGCGGGCGCGTCGCTCCTCCTGCTGCCCGAGACCAGCGGGCGCGAGCTCGAAGCGATCAGCGCCGAGCACTGA